Proteins co-encoded in one Funiculus sociatus GB2-C1 genomic window:
- a CDS encoding M28 family peptidase: MRKWIFSVVLALLAIAVVLSSSKFFQPRPEPVTKSSVENITEPPTRFNVAVASEEPVNAPDVDSKRLMAHVQALNYKRYTQQERDRAKNYLTQSLQKLGWSPNLQQFEGGVNILATRQGTDKQAGTIIVAAHYDSVPASPGADDNASGVAVVLELARLFASRPTPRTLQLVFFDQEEAGLRGSIAFTTNKANLQNLHGVIVMDMVGYACYTAGCQKYPPGLPVTPPTDKGDFLAVVGDIEHLPLLNVFQKPGKPGLPTVVTLPIPLKGMLTPDVLRSDHAPFWYQGVGAVLVTDTANLRTPHYHQPSDTPENLDRSFFQGAAQIVINTTTALLESRELLKSPPSTTP; the protein is encoded by the coding sequence ATGAGGAAATGGATATTTTCGGTGGTTTTGGCGCTGTTAGCGATCGCAGTAGTATTAAGTAGCAGCAAATTTTTCCAGCCGCGTCCGGAGCCAGTAACTAAAAGCTCCGTGGAGAACATTACCGAACCGCCGACTCGTTTCAACGTGGCGGTAGCATCTGAAGAACCAGTCAACGCTCCTGATGTAGACTCAAAGCGACTAATGGCGCACGTTCAGGCGTTGAACTATAAGCGGTATACACAACAAGAACGCGATCGCGCCAAAAATTACCTCACCCAATCCCTGCAAAAACTGGGATGGTCGCCAAATCTACAACAATTCGAGGGCGGTGTCAACATCCTTGCAACTCGCCAAGGCACCGATAAACAAGCCGGAACAATTATCGTAGCCGCCCACTACGATAGCGTTCCCGCCTCTCCTGGTGCCGATGACAACGCCAGCGGAGTTGCCGTAGTTCTGGAACTGGCGCGTCTTTTCGCCTCCCGTCCCACGCCCCGCACCTTGCAGCTAGTCTTCTTTGACCAGGAGGAGGCAGGACTCCGGGGAAGTATTGCCTTTACCACAAATAAAGCAAATTTGCAAAACCTGCACGGTGTCATCGTCATGGACATGGTAGGTTACGCTTGCTACACCGCAGGTTGTCAAAAATACCCGCCTGGATTACCTGTCACCCCGCCGACCGACAAAGGCGACTTCCTGGCGGTAGTTGGCGATATAGAACACTTGCCATTATTAAATGTCTTTCAAAAACCGGGTAAACCTGGTTTGCCAACCGTTGTGACGTTGCCAATTCCCCTGAAAGGAATGCTGACACCTGACGTTTTACGCAGCGATCATGCGCCATTCTGGTATCAGGGAGTAGGCGCGGTACTCGTCACCGATACGGCAAATCTGCGTACACCCCACTACCACCAACCCAGCGATACCCCAGAAAATCTCGATCGCTCGTTTTTCCAAGGAGCCGCCCAGATTGTGATAAATACGACCACAGCGCTGCTGGAAAGCCGAGAACTTTTAAAGTCACCTCCATCAACCACTCCATAG
- a CDS encoding cell division protein FtsQ/DivIB: MTSIASVSQTELTQRRQKLRRQRRMKSFQAVWRSLFIAGLAGGLVWVTTLPAWVILKPDQIEIEGNKILSKQAIQSLLSLSYPQYLLRLQPEIIAEKLELQPAIEQATVTRQLFPPSLTVQVKERHPVAIALLARTSSPTKTTPRAGSPPQPLSAGLLDEDGVWMPLESYAGLKPTIPLPTLKIIGYRDEYRPYWSALYHAVSRSPVKVFEINWQQPANLILRTEQGMVHFGSYSSRFAYQLAVLDRMRDLPAHLSTSQIAYIDLKNPDSPAIQMKKVTAPVTTNNP, encoded by the coding sequence ATGACAAGCATCGCATCAGTATCTCAGACAGAATTGACCCAAAGACGGCAAAAGTTACGTCGCCAACGACGGATGAAATCTTTTCAGGCGGTTTGGCGAAGTCTATTCATCGCTGGATTGGCTGGCGGTTTAGTTTGGGTAACGACTTTACCAGCCTGGGTGATCCTAAAACCAGATCAAATTGAGATTGAAGGCAATAAAATTCTCTCAAAACAAGCGATTCAGTCGCTACTGTCGCTTTCCTACCCGCAGTATTTGCTGCGCCTGCAACCGGAAATTATTGCCGAAAAGTTGGAATTGCAGCCAGCCATAGAACAAGCCACCGTTACCCGGCAACTGTTTCCCCCCAGTTTGACTGTACAAGTTAAAGAGAGACATCCGGTAGCGATCGCTCTTTTAGCCCGCACTTCTTCCCCAACCAAAACAACACCTCGTGCGGGATCACCGCCCCAGCCCTTATCAGCTGGTTTGTTGGACGAAGATGGTGTCTGGATGCCCTTAGAAAGCTACGCCGGACTAAAGCCAACTATTCCCTTACCCACCTTAAAAATCATTGGCTATAGAGATGAATATCGCCCCTATTGGTCAGCACTTTACCATGCAGTAAGCCGCTCCCCAGTCAAGGTTTTTGAGATAAATTGGCAACAACCAGCCAATTTAATTCTTCGTACTGAGCAAGGAATGGTACATTTTGGTTCTTATAGTTCCCGATTTGCCTATCAGCTGGCTGTCCTCGATCGAATGCGCGATTTGCCAGCCCATCTTTCCACTAGCCAAATTGCCTATATCGACCTGAAAAACCCAGATTCTCCAGCCATTCAAATGAAAAAAGTCACCGCCCCCGTGACAACCAACAACCCTTAA
- the rdgB gene encoding RdgB/HAM1 family non-canonical purine NTP pyrophosphatase, protein MTLLVVATGNPGKLREMQTYLAGLDWELTLKPDELEIEETGDTFMANACLKASQVALATGVWAIADDSGLEVDALDGAPGIYSARYGKTDPERIERLLNELGNELNREAQFACAIAIARPDGAIAISTEGVCRGEILHSPRGTGGFGYDPIFFVPQEQMTFAEMSPDLKRQWSHRGQAFKILLPQLQDIKF, encoded by the coding sequence ATGACTTTGCTAGTAGTCGCTACGGGAAATCCAGGCAAGCTGCGGGAGATGCAGACATATCTAGCTGGATTGGACTGGGAATTGACGCTGAAGCCGGATGAATTAGAGATTGAGGAGACAGGTGATACCTTCATGGCTAATGCTTGCCTGAAGGCTTCCCAGGTGGCACTCGCCACTGGGGTATGGGCGATCGCAGATGATTCTGGTTTGGAAGTGGATGCCTTAGATGGCGCACCGGGTATCTATTCGGCTCGTTACGGAAAAACTGACCCAGAGCGAATTGAACGCTTGCTCAACGAGTTAGGTAATGAACTGAATCGGGAAGCTCAATTTGCGTGCGCGATCGCCATTGCTCGTCCTGATGGTGCGATAGCGATCTCTACCGAGGGGGTTTGTCGGGGCGAAATCCTCCACTCCCCTCGCGGTACTGGTGGTTTCGGCTACGATCCGATTTTCTTCGTCCCACAAGAGCAAATGACCTTTGCAGAAATGTCCCCAGATTTGAAGCGTCAGTGGAGTCATCGGGGACAAGCCTTTAAAATTTTGTTACCCCAGCTTCAAGATATTAAATTTTAG
- a CDS encoding P-loop NTPase fold protein, with protein MKLDLIRFYKACNPAKTLIFSKPEDRSYYIDFSSVRGGKIIEAIGRTITRISPDDPTSQMFTGHIGCGKSTELFRLKADLEAQKFHVVYFESGQELDMADVDISDILLAIARQVSESLEEIQIRLKPSYFANLFTEIKDILQTPIDVSAEAELSIGIGRITAKTKDSPKLRDQLRQYLEPRTEGFLKAINEELLKRANEELKRRGKKGLVVIIDNLDRLDNTRPLAGSQKLLPEYLFIDRGGQLRRLNCHVVYTIPLALIFSNDYETLKNRLGGGVAPKVLPMVPVRNRDGSDCEPGMTLLRKMVMARAFPEVAPEQHHLLITEIFDSPETLARLCRVSGGHVRNLLGLLYSCLQQEDPPFSRSCLENVIKEYRDDLVLAIDEEEWDLLFQVVQLQTLKGEKEYQSLLRSMFVFEYRDEQGRWFGLNPALTETPKFMSFAAMNELQFQK; from the coding sequence ATGAAACTGGACTTAATTAGATTTTATAAAGCCTGTAACCCAGCCAAGACCCTAATCTTCTCGAAGCCGGAGGATCGTTCGTACTATATCGATTTTTCCTCTGTACGGGGTGGAAAAATCATTGAGGCAATTGGGCGAACTATTACCCGAATTTCGCCCGACGATCCTACCAGTCAGATGTTTACAGGGCATATCGGCTGTGGGAAATCTACAGAACTGTTTCGCCTGAAAGCCGACTTGGAGGCACAGAAATTTCATGTAGTTTATTTCGAGTCTGGTCAAGAACTAGACATGGCGGATGTAGATATCAGCGATATTTTACTGGCGATCGCGCGTCAAGTCAGCGAAAGCCTCGAAGAAATTCAGATTCGGCTAAAACCCAGTTACTTTGCCAATCTGTTCACTGAAATTAAAGATATCCTGCAAACTCCCATCGACGTTTCAGCTGAAGCCGAGTTATCCATCGGTATTGGCAGAATTACCGCCAAAACCAAAGACAGTCCCAAACTCCGGGATCAATTACGCCAGTATCTGGAACCTCGAACCGAAGGCTTTTTGAAAGCTATCAACGAAGAATTGCTAAAACGGGCGAACGAGGAACTGAAGCGACGTGGTAAAAAAGGGTTGGTGGTGATTATCGATAACCTGGATCGCCTGGATAATACTCGCCCCTTAGCAGGTTCGCAGAAACTTTTGCCAGAGTACCTGTTTATCGACCGAGGCGGACAGTTACGCCGCCTGAATTGCCATGTAGTTTACACAATACCCCTGGCATTGATTTTCTCAAACGATTACGAAACCCTGAAAAATCGTTTGGGGGGTGGGGTTGCTCCCAAAGTATTGCCAATGGTACCAGTGCGAAACCGAGATGGTAGTGACTGCGAACCGGGAATGACTTTGCTGCGAAAAATGGTGATGGCGCGTGCTTTTCCAGAGGTAGCGCCAGAGCAGCATCATTTGCTAATAACAGAGATTTTCGATTCTCCGGAAACCCTTGCCCGATTGTGTCGCGTCAGCGGCGGTCATGTGCGAAACCTCTTGGGATTACTCTACAGTTGTCTTCAGCAGGAAGATCCGCCATTTTCGCGCAGCTGTTTAGAGAACGTGATTAAAGAGTATCGCGATGACTTGGTGCTGGCCATTGATGAAGAGGAGTGGGATTTGTTGTTTCAAGTGGTGCAATTGCAAACTCTTAAGGGTGAGAAAGAATACCAGAGTCTGCTTAGAAGTATGTTTGTCTTTGAATATCGCGACGAGCAGGGGCGCTGGTTTGGGCTGAATCCGGCTTTGACAGAAACGCCCAAATTCATGTCTTTCGCGGCTATGAATGAGTTACAGTTCCAAAAATAA
- a CDS encoding sulfite exporter TauE/SafE family protein, which produces MLDLLLIMALGFLGSFGHCAGMCGPLTVAFSLGHQQQTPADWRQQFYFHILLNLGRIASYALTGALLGGMGSMLIAGGQLAGIGSDLRRAIAIFTGIMLIWFGLVQIKPDFLPRLPVLHPLKEGGLHNRLSAAMMKLSLKSNFLTPALLGLVWGLIPCGFLYAAQIKAAETGNLVQGATTMLAFGLGTLPIMLGVGVFANRVSADKRSQLFRLGGWVTLTIGAIALLRTGDTMVDYTGHAALLCLILALIARPISRFFSAPLRYRRVLGVGAYVLALTHTAHMLEHTLNWNFQAIPFMLPTHQLGMSAGAVALVLMTPAALTSFDRMQKLLGKRWRQIHLLSLPAFLLCAVHAVLIGSHYLGGMEQIWSNKLLTVLLGVVTLLVLLLRYRGIWLLLSLEKLYVPPSQSR; this is translated from the coding sequence ATGCTGGATTTGTTGCTAATCATGGCTTTGGGATTCCTTGGGAGTTTTGGTCACTGCGCGGGAATGTGTGGCCCTCTTACCGTGGCGTTTTCCCTTGGACATCAGCAACAGACTCCTGCTGACTGGCGACAACAATTTTATTTTCACATCTTGCTGAACTTGGGACGAATTGCAAGTTATGCCTTGACAGGTGCGTTGCTAGGCGGTATGGGTTCGATGCTAATTGCTGGGGGACAGCTGGCGGGAATTGGGAGTGACTTGCGAAGAGCGATCGCTATTTTCACCGGAATCATGCTGATTTGGTTTGGCTTAGTGCAAATAAAACCAGATTTCCTGCCACGTCTGCCAGTGTTACACCCGCTCAAAGAAGGCGGCTTGCACAATCGACTCAGTGCGGCGATGATGAAGCTGTCGCTGAAATCCAACTTTTTGACACCAGCTTTATTAGGACTGGTCTGGGGTTTAATTCCCTGCGGTTTCCTCTATGCTGCCCAAATCAAGGCAGCTGAAACCGGAAATCTTGTTCAAGGTGCGACAACCATGTTGGCGTTTGGACTGGGAACGCTGCCAATAATGCTCGGTGTTGGCGTTTTTGCCAACCGAGTCAGTGCTGATAAACGCAGTCAGTTGTTTCGGTTGGGCGGTTGGGTGACACTGACCATTGGAGCGATCGCGCTGCTGCGAACTGGCGACACAATGGTAGATTACACTGGACACGCGGCTTTGCTGTGTTTAATCTTAGCGCTGATTGCGCGCCCCATCAGCCGCTTCTTTAGCGCCCCATTACGTTATCGTCGTGTCTTGGGAGTAGGCGCATACGTGCTGGCTTTGACTCATACGGCACATATGCTAGAGCATACTCTGAACTGGAATTTTCAGGCAATACCTTTTATGTTGCCGACCCATCAACTGGGAATGAGTGCAGGAGCAGTAGCTTTAGTATTGATGACTCCGGCTGCACTCACCAGTTTTGACCGGATGCAGAAGCTTTTAGGGAAACGCTGGCGACAAATTCATCTGTTAAGCCTTCCAGCTTTTCTCCTGTGTGCAGTTCATGCAGTGCTAATTGGTTCTCATTACCTTGGCGGAATGGAACAAATTTGGAGCAACAAACTACTGACAGTGCTACTGGGAGTTGTGACGCTCTTGGTTTTGCTGCTGCGCTACCGTGGGATTTGGTTACTTTTATCTCTAGAAAAATTATATGTCCCCCCTAGCCAATCCCGATAA
- the thiD gene encoding bifunctional hydroxymethylpyrimidine kinase/phosphomethylpyrimidine kinase: MSVTDKSSVPVALTIAGSDSGGGAGIQADLRTFAFHCVHGTSAITCVTAQNTVLVTRVDALPVDAVVAQIEAVVTDIGVQAVKTGMLLTAEIIAAVAQQVEVMKLNNLVVDPVMVSRTGAVLINDEAVATLQNVLIPKATIVTPNRYEAQLLSGLQLHTLDDMRAAAQRIHQLGAKAVLVKGGGMQGNLRGVDVWFDGHKLETLKTAVVDTSNTHGTGCTLAAAIAANLALGCDRLSAVQKAKDYVTTALRYSLAIGQGQGPVGHFFPLLQGNTP; encoded by the coding sequence ATGAGTGTTACAGACAAATCAAGCGTTCCTGTTGCTCTTACCATCGCTGGTTCCGATAGTGGCGGCGGTGCGGGTATTCAAGCTGATTTACGAACGTTTGCCTTTCACTGCGTTCATGGCACCAGTGCTATAACTTGCGTGACGGCTCAGAATACGGTCTTGGTGACGCGGGTTGATGCTCTACCTGTAGATGCGGTTGTCGCTCAGATTGAGGCGGTGGTGACGGATATCGGCGTGCAAGCAGTGAAAACGGGAATGTTGCTCACAGCGGAAATTATCGCGGCTGTGGCGCAGCAGGTGGAAGTTATGAAACTTAATAATTTAGTGGTAGATCCGGTAATGGTATCGCGCACGGGCGCTGTGTTGATTAACGATGAGGCTGTGGCAACTTTACAGAATGTCTTGATCCCCAAGGCAACGATTGTGACACCGAACCGCTACGAAGCTCAACTATTGAGCGGTTTACAGCTTCATACTCTAGATGATATGCGGGCTGCTGCCCAACGCATCCATCAGCTGGGAGCAAAGGCTGTATTGGTCAAGGGAGGAGGAATGCAGGGAAATTTACGCGGCGTTGATGTCTGGTTTGATGGTCACAAATTGGAAACTTTGAAAACGGCGGTGGTGGATACCAGCAATACTCATGGGACGGGTTGCACTCTGGCAGCTGCGATCGCTGCTAATCTAGCTCTAGGGTGCGATCGCTTATCTGCGGTACAAAAAGCCAAAGATTACGTCACCACTGCATTAAGATACTCTTTAGCCATTGGTCAAGGTCAGGGCCCCGTAGGACACTTTTTTCCCCTCCTGCAAGGAAATACACCCTGA
- the ftsZ gene encoding cell division protein FtsZ: MTLNSKPGLDNQSSHTTGNALRPLSVDNANPFNNAGLHLGQHDASKTPKEETRSDNIVPGSVAKIKVIGVGGGGGNAVNRMIASDVSGVEFWSINTDAQSLSHSLAPRRLQMGQKLTRGLGAGGNPAIGQKAAEESRDEIAHALENTDLVFITAGMGGGTGTGAAPVVAEVAKEMGALTVGVVTRPFTFEGRRRTSQADEGIAALQSRVDTLIVIPNNKLLSVIQEQTPVQEAFLMADDILRQGVQGISDIITIPGLVNVDFADVRAVMADAGSAMMGIGVGSGKSRAREAAVAAISSPLLESSIEGARGVVFNITGGSDLTLHEVNAAAETIYEVVDPNANIIFGAVIDDRLQGEVRITVIATGFSGEVQSTPAARETRTPRQPQRPVAPTPVPPPTPTYEPRPEAGSGLDIPDFLRRRRPPQR; this comes from the coding sequence ATGACGCTCAATAGTAAACCAGGGCTTGACAATCAAAGCTCACATACCACAGGAAACGCTCTTCGTCCACTCTCCGTGGACAACGCCAACCCGTTTAACAACGCTGGGTTACATTTAGGTCAACACGATGCCAGCAAGACACCCAAGGAAGAAACCAGGAGTGACAACATCGTGCCAGGTAGCGTCGCCAAAATTAAAGTGATTGGTGTTGGTGGGGGTGGAGGCAATGCGGTTAATCGCATGATCGCCAGTGATGTAAGTGGCGTTGAGTTTTGGTCAATCAATACAGATGCCCAGTCACTATCGCACTCGTTAGCCCCCAGACGCTTGCAAATGGGACAAAAATTGACACGAGGTTTGGGTGCTGGCGGCAATCCTGCCATCGGGCAAAAGGCAGCAGAAGAATCGCGGGACGAAATCGCTCATGCCCTAGAAAACACCGATTTGGTGTTCATCACCGCTGGTATGGGCGGCGGTACGGGTACTGGCGCTGCCCCCGTTGTCGCGGAAGTGGCTAAAGAAATGGGAGCATTGACGGTGGGTGTTGTCACTCGTCCTTTCACCTTCGAGGGACGCCGCCGCACTTCTCAGGCAGATGAAGGCATTGCCGCTTTGCAAAGTCGGGTGGACACCCTAATCGTGATCCCCAACAATAAGTTGTTGTCGGTAATTCAAGAACAAACGCCAGTACAAGAAGCCTTCCTAATGGCAGATGACATTCTGCGCCAGGGTGTGCAGGGGATATCTGATATTATTACTATCCCCGGCCTGGTAAATGTTGACTTTGCCGATGTGCGCGCAGTGATGGCAGATGCGGGATCGGCGATGATGGGAATCGGTGTTGGCTCTGGGAAATCAAGAGCCAGAGAAGCCGCAGTTGCCGCAATTTCTTCCCCCTTGCTAGAGTCCTCGATTGAAGGAGCTAGAGGTGTAGTATTTAACATTACAGGCGGCAGCGACTTGACGCTACACGAGGTGAACGCCGCAGCGGAAACAATCTATGAGGTTGTCGATCCCAACGCTAACATCATCTTTGGAGCTGTGATTGATGACAGGCTGCAAGGCGAGGTGAGAATTACCGTTATTGCTACGGGATTTAGTGGAGAAGTTCAGTCCACACCAGCAGCGAGAGAAACGCGCACTCCCAGACAACCGCAGCGCCCAGTGGCACCAACACCAGTTCCTCCACCCACGCCTACTTATGAGCCTAGGCCAGAAGCTGGCTCTGGATTGGATATTCCAGACTTTCTCCGCAGACGCCGTCCACCACAACGTTAG
- a CDS encoding WYL domain-containing protein, with product MSRKGQSITLSISERDKAELEAIALELGMMWGDRPNISKLVEAIARRQLLIGHNNEWSETRIRALERAVSALTDIGQIEQAQIIANLLLERSELSLPLRREIERFLENLPPPWRLEIDRYIRRNSPFQLSYQDAAGRLWNFTVRHAKVTPHEKRQYLDCWCEETEGNLDIPELVHNWSLRLDRIQEAAVMPVAGKWLPDLDRVEVEMHLSGGLAFAYKAKPEDIANDWLADRQRVRRVVRKVSSSFWFIREVMQYAPDCVVVSPESVREQVKQKLRSLLEQYDMQI from the coding sequence ATGAGTCGAAAAGGTCAGTCTATAACCCTGTCAATTTCAGAACGCGACAAAGCCGAGTTAGAAGCGATCGCCCTAGAACTGGGCATGATGTGGGGCGATCGCCCAAACATTTCTAAGCTGGTAGAAGCGATCGCCCGTCGCCAACTCCTCATCGGTCATAACAATGAATGGTCAGAAACTCGCATCAGAGCGCTAGAACGAGCTGTCAGTGCTTTGACCGACATTGGACAGATTGAACAAGCCCAAATTATTGCTAACTTACTTCTCGAACGTAGCGAACTATCATTGCCTTTGCGACGAGAAATAGAACGTTTCTTAGAGAATCTGCCTCCACCTTGGCGGTTGGAGATTGACCGCTATATCCGCCGGAACTCGCCGTTTCAACTGTCCTATCAAGATGCAGCTGGACGCTTATGGAACTTTACTGTCCGCCATGCTAAAGTTACCCCTCACGAAAAACGACAATATCTTGATTGCTGGTGTGAGGAGACGGAGGGAAACCTAGATATACCAGAATTGGTTCACAACTGGAGTCTGCGTTTAGACCGCATCCAAGAAGCTGCGGTGATGCCTGTTGCGGGTAAGTGGCTACCTGATTTGGATCGGGTAGAGGTGGAAATGCACCTATCAGGTGGCTTAGCTTTTGCCTATAAAGCTAAACCTGAAGATATTGCTAATGACTGGTTAGCCGATAGACAGCGAGTGCGGCGAGTAGTTAGGAAAGTATCTAGTAGCTTCTGGTTTATCCGAGAAGTCATGCAGTATGCGCCAGACTGTGTGGTGGTGTCGCCGGAGTCCGTGCGCGAACAAGTGAAGCAGAAGCTGCGATCGCTCTTGGAACAGTACGATATGCAAATATAA
- a CDS encoding P-II family nitrogen regulator — translation MKKVEAIIRPFKLDEVKISLVNAGIVGMTVSEVRGFGRQKGMTERYRGSEYTVEFLQKLKVEIVVEDSQVDMVIEKIIAAARTGEIGDGKIFVSPVEQVIRIRTGEKNLEAV, via the coding sequence TTGAAAAAAGTAGAAGCGATTATCCGGCCATTCAAACTCGACGAAGTTAAAATCTCGCTGGTCAATGCAGGGATTGTGGGAATGACGGTTTCTGAAGTCCGAGGATTTGGACGGCAGAAAGGAATGACTGAACGCTATCGCGGTTCTGAGTACACGGTTGAGTTTCTGCAAAAACTCAAAGTTGAGATCGTTGTTGAGGATTCCCAGGTTGATATGGTAATTGAAAAAATCATCGCCGCCGCCCGAACCGGTGAAATTGGCGATGGTAAGATTTTTGTCAGCCCGGTTGAACAAGTGATCCGGATTCGCACGGGAGAAAAGAATCTGGAAGCAGTTTAA
- a CDS encoding pentapeptide repeat-containing protein — MSQLSVENMGVDELVRLYAAGQRNFHRAKLVGVDLRGLNLRGVDLSGANLIAANLAGADLSEANLSQANLTLTDMSRAHLNHANLCDAHLRATNLSRANLTGADLRGATLSRVDLNGANLTGVQMPDRRLVTFSPAS, encoded by the coding sequence ATGAGTCAGTTGAGCGTGGAAAATATGGGTGTTGATGAACTTGTCAGACTATATGCAGCCGGACAAAGAAATTTTCATCGCGCAAAGTTGGTTGGGGTAGACTTGAGAGGCTTAAACCTGCGTGGAGTAGATTTAAGTGGAGCCAACCTAATTGCGGCAAACTTGGCTGGAGCTGATTTGAGCGAGGCAAACCTAAGTCAAGCAAACCTGACTTTGACAGATATGAGTCGGGCGCACCTGAATCACGCAAACCTGTGCGATGCACACTTGAGGGCTACAAATCTGAGCCGAGCCAACTTGACTGGAGCCGACTTGCGTGGAGCAACTCTCAGCCGTGTAGACCTGAATGGTGCAAATTTAACTGGGGTGCAAATGCCTGATAGGAGGCTTGTAACGTTCTCCCCCGCTAGTTAG
- a CDS encoding gamma-glutamylcyclotransferase yields the protein MSVQPEHLQDLPTQASLEIARSKAEPEFYYFAYGSCMCPVDLKRTLGENTHVYVVGNATLKGYRLGFYRRSALRDCGVLDMVKDSSASVEGVLYRLPWRLSDRLDEREEVPQGGYRQEMVNVSCRGKIYTSVRTYVVVNKLTEELAPNDWYFNVVLRGALTCGLPEQYCWQLFNHMYQLQQRHWLSQSLRSA from the coding sequence ATGAGCGTTCAGCCTGAACACTTACAAGATTTACCGACACAAGCTTCTCTGGAAATTGCTAGAAGCAAAGCCGAGCCTGAGTTTTACTACTTTGCCTATGGCTCTTGTATGTGTCCAGTGGATTTGAAGCGGACGCTGGGCGAGAATACCCATGTTTATGTGGTTGGTAATGCAACACTCAAGGGGTATAGACTAGGCTTTTATCGTCGTTCAGCTCTTCGAGACTGTGGCGTACTCGATATGGTGAAAGATTCATCAGCCTCAGTGGAAGGGGTATTGTATAGATTACCCTGGAGATTAAGCGATCGCTTAGATGAACGAGAAGAAGTACCCCAAGGCGGCTACCGTCAGGAAATGGTAAATGTTTCTTGTCGGGGGAAGATTTACACAAGTGTCCGTACTTACGTCGTCGTCAACAAATTAACAGAAGAACTCGCGCCCAACGACTGGTACTTCAACGTCGTTCTGCGCGGTGCCTTAACCTGCGGACTCCCAGAACAATATTGCTGGCAGCTGTTTAACCATATGTACCAGTTACAACAGCGCCATTGGCTTTCCCAATCTCTGCGCTCAGCTTAG